One region of Vibrio pelagius genomic DNA includes:
- a CDS encoding EAL domain-containing protein — translation MTNNYISIAKTSLHFIASFCFSMALLLPITPFHYKDVSEKSMVIAETKLDEIKAKFDSFLTTQNANLPCKAFVRELRQTVFDTDWVKEAAIYNNQDYFYCSTTEGDVWFPLYQTISRRINKDPNLTTLSYTNSAISQSKAIMLIFKDQVSQEGASLLIPPHYISDIVEDHLSQYGLNSKVEVIHRDISELEPVSYIKTLKIESDTYPLTVISYAGYGYYLNFFLKYSWFGFLGAGIATIIALNIKHKRQGQRGLEYSLSNALKNKHLHVHLQPIVDQRTSQVVGCESLLRWNDPIEGSVSPAIFIPLAESLGLIEDLTYFVLEQVLSTLKANGALFENRYISVNISRNVISNPDFADRTLRMFRKNPDVLNKIVFEVTEDGECLEKDMVTIRTNLNKLAEVGVEIAIDDFGTGYAGLDFVRQFPFSVLKIDRVFVKNISDSTSLGVPILESMLQLADSLGMAVIVEGVENESQVNTLKGLGVTYIQGFYYYKPMPKELALEILKQQDLIRYEGFKLLPS, via the coding sequence ATGACCAACAATTACATAAGCATTGCCAAGACTTCACTCCATTTTATTGCATCTTTTTGTTTTTCTATGGCTTTGCTCCTTCCCATTACTCCATTTCACTACAAAGACGTGAGTGAAAAGTCGATGGTAATCGCAGAAACAAAGTTGGATGAGATAAAGGCAAAGTTCGATTCTTTTCTAACGACACAAAATGCCAATCTTCCGTGTAAAGCCTTTGTACGAGAGCTTAGACAAACGGTATTTGACACGGACTGGGTGAAAGAGGCAGCGATATATAATAATCAAGACTACTTTTATTGTTCAACAACCGAAGGTGACGTTTGGTTTCCTCTGTATCAGACCATCAGCCGTCGAATAAACAAAGACCCAAACTTAACGACACTCTCCTATACCAATTCTGCGATTTCCCAGTCCAAAGCCATAATGCTGATCTTCAAAGATCAAGTGAGTCAAGAAGGTGCTAGCCTATTGATTCCACCTCACTACATTTCAGACATAGTTGAAGACCACCTTTCCCAATATGGATTAAATTCAAAAGTTGAGGTGATACACCGAGATATTTCTGAGCTAGAGCCAGTCTCATACATTAAAACTCTAAAAATAGAGTCTGACACCTACCCGTTAACCGTCATATCTTATGCAGGCTATGGCTATTACCTCAATTTCTTTCTCAAATACTCTTGGTTTGGCTTTCTTGGTGCTGGTATCGCGACTATCATTGCATTGAACATCAAACATAAAAGGCAGGGACAAAGGGGATTGGAGTATTCACTGTCTAACGCCCTGAAAAACAAACACTTACATGTTCACCTTCAGCCTATCGTTGACCAGCGCACTTCCCAAGTTGTCGGTTGCGAGTCACTGCTACGATGGAACGATCCCATCGAAGGCAGCGTTTCGCCCGCGATTTTCATTCCCCTCGCGGAGAGTCTTGGGTTAATCGAAGATCTCACCTACTTTGTGCTTGAGCAGGTGTTAAGCACCCTAAAAGCAAATGGAGCGCTCTTTGAGAATAGATACATCAGCGTCAATATCAGTCGCAATGTTATCTCTAATCCAGATTTCGCAGACCGTACTCTAAGAATGTTCCGTAAGAATCCGGATGTGTTGAACAAAATTGTCTTTGAGGTTACCGAAGACGGTGAGTGCCTTGAAAAAGACATGGTCACCATCAGAACAAATCTAAACAAACTGGCAGAGGTTGGTGTAGAGATCGCGATAGATGACTTCGGTACAGGCTACGCAGGATTGGACTTTGTTCGTCAATTCCCTTTTAGTGTTCTTAAAATTGACCGAGTGTTTGTTAAAAATATCTCAGATTCAACAAGCTTAGGGGTCCCTATTCTTGAGTCGATGCTTCAATTGGCCGACTCGCTTGGAATGGCGGTTATCGTTGAAGGGGTAGAGAACGAATCACAAGTCAATACGCTAAAAGGTCTGGGGGTAACCTACATCCAAGGTTTCTACTACTACAAACCAATGCCAAAGGAACTCGCCCTAGAGATATTAAAACAGCAAGACCTGATTCGATATGAAGGGTTTAAGTTGCTCCCTTCATGA
- the gnd gene encoding decarboxylating NADP(+)-dependent phosphogluconate dehydrogenase, whose protein sequence is MKGDIGVIGLAVMGQNLILNMNDNGFKVVAHNRTAAKVDEFLEGPAKGTNIVGAYSLEELVEKLEAPRKVMLMVRAGAVVDTFIENLIPLLDEGDIIIDGGNTNYPDTNRRVAHCREKGIHFIGTGVSGGEEGARFGPSIMPGGAAEAWEAVKPIFQGISAKTDAGEPCCDWVGNDGAGHFVKMVHNGIEYGDMQLITEAYQFMKDGLGMSADEMQAVFADWNKTELDSYLVEITADILGYKDEDGEPLVEKILDTAGQKGTGKWTGINALDLGIPLTLISESVFSRCLSALKDQRVEAESLFGKTITPVEGDKQEWVDALRQALLASKIISYAQGFMLMREASNENGWDLNYGNVALMWRGGCIIRSAFLGNIRDAYEANPDIAFLGSDEYFKNILQGSLAAWRKVAAKSLESGIPMPCTISALSFLDGYTTARLPANLLQAQRDYFGAHTYERTDRPRGEFFHTNWTGTGGDTASTTYDV, encoded by the coding sequence ATGAAAGGTGATATCGGTGTAATTGGCCTAGCAGTAATGGGTCAAAACCTTATCCTAAACATGAATGACAACGGCTTTAAAGTTGTTGCTCACAACCGTACTGCTGCGAAAGTAGACGAGTTCCTAGAAGGTCCAGCGAAAGGTACAAACATCGTTGGTGCTTACTCTCTAGAAGAGCTTGTTGAGAAGCTAGAAGCACCACGTAAAGTGATGCTAATGGTTCGTGCTGGTGCAGTTGTTGATACTTTTATCGAAAACCTAATTCCACTTCTAGACGAAGGCGACATCATCATTGACGGTGGTAACACTAACTACCCAGACACAAACCGTCGTGTTGCTCACTGTCGTGAAAAAGGCATTCACTTCATCGGTACTGGTGTATCTGGTGGTGAAGAAGGTGCACGTTTCGGTCCTTCAATCATGCCAGGCGGCGCAGCTGAAGCTTGGGAAGCGGTTAAGCCAATCTTCCAAGGTATCTCTGCAAAAACTGACGCTGGCGAGCCTTGTTGTGACTGGGTTGGTAACGACGGTGCTGGTCACTTCGTTAAGATGGTACACAACGGTATCGAATACGGCGACATGCAGCTTATCACTGAAGCTTACCAGTTCATGAAAGATGGTCTTGGTATGTCTGCAGACGAGATGCAAGCAGTATTCGCTGATTGGAACAAGACTGAGCTAGACAGCTACCTTGTTGAAATCACTGCTGACATCCTTGGCTACAAAGATGAAGACGGTGAGCCTCTAGTTGAGAAGATTCTAGATACAGCTGGTCAGAAAGGTACTGGTAAATGGACTGGTATCAACGCACTAGACCTAGGCATTCCTCTAACGCTTATCTCTGAGTCTGTATTCTCGCGTTGTCTATCTGCGCTTAAAGATCAACGTGTTGAAGCTGAATCTCTATTCGGTAAGACAATCACCCCAGTTGAAGGCGACAAGCAAGAGTGGGTTGATGCACTACGTCAAGCTCTACTGGCTTCTAAGATCATCTCTTACGCTCAAGGCTTCATGCTAATGCGCGAAGCGTCTAACGAGAACGGCTGGGACCTAAACTACGGTAACGTAGCACTAATGTGGCGTGGTGGTTGTATCATCCGTTCTGCATTCCTAGGCAACATCCGTGATGCGTACGAAGCAAACCCAGACATCGCGTTCCTAGGTTCTGATGAGTACTTCAAGAACATCCTACAAGGCAGCCTAGCGGCATGGCGTAAAGTAGCAGCGAAATCTCTAGAGTCTGGTATCCCAATGCCATGTACGATTTCTGCGCTATCTTTCCTAGACGGCTACACAACTGCTCGTCTACCAGCGAACCTGCTTCAAGCTCAACGTGACTACTTCGGTGCTCACACTTACGAGCGTACAGACCGTCCACGTGGTGAGTTCTTCCACACTAACTGGACTGGTACGGGCGGTGACACTGCTTCAACAACTTACGACGTATAA
- the zwf gene encoding glucose-6-phosphate dehydrogenase, giving the protein MVIPENSSIVIFGASGDLTYRKLIPALYHLYASNQLPESFAILGVSRTEYSDESYREKLKKSLQEMEETEPETLDAFINHLHYQAINTSDTEDYARLAQRLDKLEQDYQFENHNTLFYLATPPSLYGVIPANLAAHGLNDESNGWRRLIIEKPFGYDLASAQALDEEIHHHFQEHQIYRIDHYLGKETVQNLLVLRFSNAMFEPLWNRNFIDYVEITGAEFLGVEERGGYYDGSGAVRDMFQNHLLQVLAMVGMEPPAQINADSIRDEVVKVLQCLKPLEEEDLRKDLVLGQYTASDVRGQHLVGYREEPGVADDSRTETYIGLKAHINNWRWNGVPFYVRTGKRLPTRVTEIVIHFKNTPHPVFGQDAPENKLIIRIQPDEGIQMSFGLKEPGAGFKAKEVKMNFSYSDLPETQMLTAYERLLLDALNGDATLFARTDAVEACWKYVQPILDFKQDPQALFGYACGTWGPQEADELLERDGRAWRFPCKNLTDTDYCEL; this is encoded by the coding sequence ATGGTAATACCTGAAAACAGCAGCATCGTTATTTTTGGTGCGTCGGGCGATCTCACGTATCGTAAGCTGATCCCCGCTTTATACCACTTGTATGCTAGCAATCAACTGCCGGAATCCTTTGCGATTCTTGGAGTGAGCCGTACTGAGTACAGCGATGAGTCTTACCGTGAAAAGCTGAAGAAATCCCTTCAGGAAATGGAAGAAACTGAGCCAGAAACGCTAGACGCGTTCATTAACCACTTGCACTACCAAGCGATTAATACCTCTGACACAGAAGATTATGCTCGTCTAGCACAGCGCCTAGACAAGCTAGAACAAGATTATCAATTCGAAAATCACAATACTCTATTCTACTTGGCAACACCACCAAGTCTATATGGTGTGATTCCAGCGAACTTAGCGGCACATGGTCTGAACGATGAGTCTAACGGCTGGCGTCGTCTAATCATCGAAAAACCATTTGGTTATGATTTAGCTTCTGCTCAAGCGCTAGATGAAGAAATCCATCATCACTTCCAAGAACACCAGATCTACCGTATCGACCATTACCTAGGTAAAGAGACGGTACAAAACCTTCTCGTACTTCGTTTCTCCAACGCAATGTTTGAACCACTGTGGAACCGTAACTTTATTGATTACGTTGAAATCACAGGTGCTGAGTTCCTTGGTGTTGAAGAGCGTGGCGGATACTACGATGGTTCTGGTGCTGTGCGCGATATGTTCCAAAACCATCTGCTACAAGTATTAGCAATGGTTGGTATGGAACCGCCTGCACAAATCAATGCAGATTCGATTCGTGACGAAGTGGTTAAAGTGTTGCAGTGTCTAAAACCTCTTGAAGAGGAAGATCTACGTAAAGACTTGGTACTTGGTCAATATACGGCGTCTGATGTACGTGGTCAGCACCTAGTTGGTTACCGTGAAGAGCCGGGGGTTGCGGATGATTCTCGTACTGAGACATACATTGGTCTTAAAGCTCACATCAATAACTGGCGTTGGAATGGGGTTCCTTTCTACGTGCGTACAGGTAAGCGACTACCAACGCGTGTGACGGAAATCGTGATTCACTTTAAGAACACGCCACACCCAGTATTTGGTCAAGATGCACCAGAGAACAAGCTGATTATCCGTATTCAGCCGGACGAAGGCATCCAAATGAGCTTTGGTTTGAAAGAACCAGGCGCAGGCTTTAAAGCAAAAGAAGTGAAAATGAACTTCTCTTACTCTGACTTGCCTGAGACTCAAATGCTAACGGCTTACGAGCGTCTACTTCTTGATGCTCTGAATGGCGACGCGACTCTGTTTGCACGTACTGATGCGGTAGAAGCGTGTTGGAAGTACGTTCAACCTATCTTAGATTTCAAACAAGATCCTCAAGCTCTATTTGGTTATGCTTGTGGTACTTGGGGTCCACAAGAAGCCGACGAGCTTCTTGAAAGAGACGGCCGCGCGTGGCGTTTCCCTTGTAAAAACCTAACAGACACGGATTATTGCGAATTATGA
- a CDS encoding ATP-binding cassette domain-containing protein, translated as MDTLIAFDEIKARLLHFREGHLSTRYAENPLLLGLSYTLVALQWEGTAELLSDTFISDKDHFKAFDATLSRLGYQCLHQKITHHRQLETLSCPAFISINRQNYILLGVEKEVLHLYDYENDIPIESPLPAKFKARVCAISSYSRIFREPPPESQDKRNWVKHIFYEHSAEFKSLALLSLFITLFGTIQPFFIMGVYTFALTADSTSTLYWLASGAIAVALMEHYLKRQRMSILNTSGQELAHYISYHVISKLLWLPYAMTSSATTSSQLARLKDIDQFRQLVTAESSLSYFDLPFIFIFLVAIFVMSGSAAITVLIGIAIMVVFCIYARYIYLQATSRSSRANAMVSYQWNELLNNVGSIQKLPLLSVVKSRFNAALTQRLKDSHKVSITNSKIQQLGSSLIQVIGTASIVTAVSAVMAGEANPGAMLAIIILVWKTLTPIMGIYNSLAKIDTIKASSSQINALMSLDDDRNKMEKSPPIQELGGRVNIKGLSHRYPGVGGGLTNLSIGITPGQKVAVCAPSGAGKTTLMNILAGIETRFQGQLLYDGYNVAQFNNFRLRSSLTYIPFNMHLYPSTVHANYTVYNGYVQEETIDEMLNFFDLLPYLPQGKDTLLTTDFLDRLPDGVYRKLVLAIGLGDCHKKILILDEPFVGAENENSRYITLLFKERLAYSTVIFTTTSKAMVAVSDRCLLLEKDGSQKFFGTPDKVLQAAPSMIN; from the coding sequence ATGGATACATTGATTGCTTTTGACGAGATAAAGGCGCGGCTACTGCACTTTCGTGAAGGCCACCTATCGACACGTTATGCTGAGAACCCACTATTACTCGGTTTAAGTTACACACTGGTCGCTCTTCAATGGGAAGGCACTGCTGAGCTTCTATCAGATACGTTTATCAGCGACAAAGACCACTTTAAAGCCTTTGATGCGACACTTTCACGACTTGGATATCAATGTCTACACCAAAAGATCACCCATCATAGACAGCTAGAAACACTCAGTTGCCCAGCGTTTATATCCATTAATCGCCAGAACTACATTTTACTGGGTGTCGAAAAAGAGGTACTGCATCTATACGACTACGAAAATGATATCCCTATTGAGAGTCCTCTGCCGGCAAAATTTAAGGCTCGTGTTTGTGCCATATCAAGCTACTCACGGATCTTTCGAGAGCCGCCTCCTGAATCCCAAGACAAACGTAATTGGGTAAAACACATTTTCTATGAACACAGTGCTGAGTTCAAAAGTCTCGCCCTATTGAGTCTTTTCATCACCCTATTTGGAACCATACAACCGTTCTTCATTATGGGCGTTTATACCTTTGCGTTAACCGCAGATTCAACCTCAACCTTGTATTGGCTAGCCTCTGGTGCAATTGCCGTCGCTCTTATGGAGCACTACTTGAAGCGACAGAGAATGAGTATTCTCAATACATCAGGACAGGAGCTTGCCCATTATATCTCTTACCATGTCATCTCTAAATTATTGTGGCTGCCCTACGCGATGACTTCCAGTGCCACCACCTCTTCACAGTTAGCACGATTGAAAGACATCGACCAATTTAGACAGCTAGTGACAGCAGAGTCGAGCCTAAGCTACTTCGATCTGCCCTTTATTTTTATCTTTCTGGTTGCGATTTTTGTTATGTCTGGCAGTGCTGCGATTACCGTTCTAATTGGTATTGCGATAATGGTGGTGTTTTGTATTTATGCCCGCTACATCTACCTACAAGCGACGTCACGAAGTTCTCGTGCCAATGCGATGGTCTCTTATCAATGGAACGAACTATTAAATAATGTTGGCTCAATACAAAAGCTTCCGCTGCTGTCCGTCGTCAAATCCCGCTTCAACGCTGCACTAACCCAACGTTTGAAAGACTCCCATAAAGTATCAATCACCAACTCTAAAATTCAACAACTCGGCAGTAGCCTGATTCAAGTAATAGGTACCGCCAGCATCGTCACTGCGGTATCTGCAGTGATGGCCGGAGAAGCCAATCCAGGTGCAATGCTTGCGATCATCATTCTAGTTTGGAAGACACTAACGCCCATCATGGGGATCTACAATTCACTCGCAAAAATCGACACGATTAAAGCTTCCTCTTCTCAAATCAATGCTTTAATGTCGCTTGACGATGACAGGAATAAAATGGAGAAAAGCCCGCCCATACAAGAATTAGGTGGTCGCGTTAACATCAAGGGGTTGTCTCACCGTTATCCAGGAGTTGGAGGTGGCTTAACCAACCTATCTATTGGGATCACTCCAGGGCAAAAAGTGGCGGTATGCGCACCGTCTGGTGCCGGTAAAACCACCTTAATGAATATACTTGCAGGGATAGAGACCCGTTTTCAGGGCCAACTGCTGTACGACGGCTATAACGTAGCTCAGTTCAACAACTTCAGACTGAGAAGCAGCCTGACCTATATCCCATTTAATATGCACCTTTACCCGTCTACTGTTCACGCTAACTACACGGTATATAACGGATATGTACAAGAGGAAACCATTGACGAAATGCTCAACTTCTTTGATCTGCTTCCTTATTTACCTCAAGGCAAGGACACCCTATTAACGACCGATTTCCTTGACCGACTTCCTGATGGCGTCTATCGAAAACTGGTACTGGCAATCGGTCTGGGAGACTGTCACAAAAAGATTCTCATTCTCGATGAACCCTTCGTTGGCGCCGAAAATGAAAACAGTCGTTATATAACGCTGTTGTTTAAAGAGAGATTAGCGTACAGCACGGTAATCTTTACTACCACTAGCAAAGCCATGGTTGCCGTTTCAGACCGATGTCTGCTGTTAGAAAAAGATGGTTCACAGAAGTTTTTCGGAACGCCTGATAAAGTACTGCAGGCCGCCCCTTCAATGATTAACTAA
- a CDS encoding ATP-binding protein, whose amino-acid sequence MTVTGLVELLILSAAGFAYIKHSQEEEMGLKALGVAEFLSESPRVIDLIQRHTSHPDLSSQINSEHQQRFRNLTHLIGAAFIVIGDQQGIRLVHPVDERLGKPMRGGDNQKALVFGESYVSTAKGSLGLSVRGKSAVKDSNGEIIGVVSVGYLLDSLQDRIEPYLAFLIIMALLVVAVNALISSYVSRRFQRAILGFEPEEIGRLYVELDVTMSTVKEGILSIDHHGVLRSINKSACDILSIDRESSLNKPFSQVVPSSDLEQLLSSGQTDHDIELYLNNKRIIANRSPIVVAGEVVGAVSSFRLRDEINDLTEQLSQTKEYADLLRSQTHEHRNKLNTISGMLQMGELEAVQHLIGQETAHYQSLIEFLRETVKEPLVAGMLLGKTERAREIGLELVVEEGSRLETLPKWLNADDVVTILGNLIDNAFDATRMAISQTESFPPARRIIEVSVSDYGNEVILEVDDKGCGLPEGLAIEDLTRKGVSSKAKQNRGVGLYLVKQIADRYQGQLDMVENRDFGTRMTVYLPKEEQISFKEER is encoded by the coding sequence ATGACAGTGACAGGGTTAGTCGAGTTGTTGATTCTTAGCGCGGCTGGTTTTGCTTACATCAAACACTCCCAAGAAGAAGAGATGGGGCTTAAAGCCTTGGGTGTGGCAGAATTCCTTTCTGAATCGCCACGTGTTATCGACCTGATTCAACGTCATACAAGCCATCCCGATCTCTCGTCTCAGATAAATTCTGAACATCAACAACGTTTCCGTAACTTAACCCATTTGATTGGTGCAGCATTCATTGTGATTGGCGACCAGCAGGGGATTCGCCTTGTTCACCCCGTTGATGAAAGGTTAGGTAAGCCGATGCGAGGCGGGGATAACCAAAAAGCACTGGTTTTCGGTGAGTCCTATGTGTCTACTGCCAAAGGTTCTTTAGGACTTTCGGTTCGTGGTAAATCTGCGGTTAAAGACTCAAATGGCGAGATTATTGGCGTAGTCTCCGTTGGTTATCTGCTTGATTCTTTGCAAGATAGAATCGAACCGTATCTGGCGTTCTTGATCATCATGGCATTGTTGGTTGTCGCTGTTAATGCCTTGATTTCTAGTTATGTATCGAGACGTTTCCAGAGAGCAATTCTCGGTTTTGAACCTGAAGAGATCGGTCGTCTGTATGTCGAACTTGATGTCACTATGAGCACAGTGAAAGAGGGTATTTTGAGTATTGACCACCACGGCGTTCTTCGTTCAATCAACAAGAGTGCCTGCGATATTCTCTCTATTGATAGAGAATCGTCACTTAACAAACCGTTTTCTCAAGTTGTGCCAAGCAGTGATCTTGAGCAATTACTATCGAGTGGTCAAACGGATCACGACATTGAGCTTTATCTAAACAATAAGCGCATTATCGCAAACCGTAGCCCAATCGTGGTGGCGGGTGAGGTGGTTGGTGCGGTGTCGAGTTTTAGATTAAGGGATGAGATTAATGATCTCACCGAGCAGCTATCGCAAACCAAAGAGTATGCTGACCTGCTACGCTCTCAAACTCACGAACATCGTAATAAGCTCAACACTATTAGCGGCATGTTGCAAATGGGTGAGCTAGAAGCGGTGCAACATTTAATTGGCCAAGAAACAGCACACTATCAGAGCCTTATCGAGTTTTTGAGAGAGACCGTCAAAGAGCCTCTTGTGGCAGGTATGCTATTAGGTAAAACAGAACGTGCTCGCGAGATTGGATTAGAGCTGGTGGTAGAAGAGGGTTCTCGATTAGAGACTCTACCAAAATGGTTAAACGCAGATGATGTCGTGACTATCTTGGGGAATCTGATTGACAACGCCTTTGATGCGACTCGAATGGCAATTAGCCAAACGGAATCATTCCCGCCTGCGAGACGTATTATCGAAGTTTCAGTCAGTGATTATGGGAATGAAGTGATTCTTGAAGTTGATGACAAAGGGTGCGGTTTACCAGAGGGACTGGCAATTGAAGATCTCACGCGCAAAGGGGTTTCGAGTAAAGCTAAGCAGAACCGAGGTGTGGGTTTGTATTTGGTTAAGCAAATTGCCGATCGATATCAAGGCCAACTCGATATGGTTGAAAACAGAGATTTTGGTACACGGATGACCGTTTACCTACCAAAAGAAGAACAAATATCGTTTAAGGAAGAGCGTTAA
- the pgl gene encoding 6-phosphogluconolactonase encodes MINHKIFETPELVVENLANEMKAYSEQGTPVHISLSGGSTPKMLFKLLAQAPYAEGIQWKNLHFWWGDERCVAPDDAESNYGEANTLLFSQVNLPAENIHRIRGEDEPKAEAERFAKEMADVIPCENGTPVFDWILLGVGADGHTASLFPGATNYQDENLSVLASHPESGQIRVSKTAKVLEASKRISYLVLGAGKVDIVKEIHTTPASELPYPAAKIQSKTGETEWFLDSNAASAIA; translated from the coding sequence ATGATCAACCATAAGATCTTTGAAACGCCAGAGCTAGTTGTTGAAAACCTAGCAAACGAAATGAAAGCGTACAGCGAGCAGGGCACACCTGTTCATATTTCACTTTCAGGTGGCAGCACGCCAAAAATGCTATTCAAACTGTTGGCACAGGCGCCATACGCAGAAGGTATCCAATGGAAAAACCTTCATTTCTGGTGGGGCGACGAGCGTTGCGTGGCACCAGATGATGCCGAAAGCAACTACGGTGAAGCAAACACACTTCTATTCTCTCAAGTAAACCTTCCTGCTGAGAACATCCATCGCATCCGTGGTGAAGATGAGCCGAAAGCAGAAGCAGAACGCTTTGCTAAAGAGATGGCTGATGTGATTCCTTGTGAAAACGGCACACCTGTTTTCGATTGGATTCTGCTAGGTGTTGGCGCAGATGGCCACACGGCTTCACTATTCCCGGGTGCAACAAACTACCAAGACGAGAACCTGTCTGTACTGGCTTCTCACCCTGAGTCTGGTCAAATCCGTGTTTCTAAAACAGCTAAGGTTTTAGAAGCGTCAAAACGAATCAGCTATCTAGTACTGGGTGCTGGTAAAGTTGATATCGTTAAAGAAATTCATACAACTCCTGCTTCAGAACTGCCTTACCCGGCAGCGAAAATCCAGTCTAAAACTGGCGAAACAGAGTGGTTCCTAGATTCAAATGCAGCAAGTGCTATCGCATAA
- a CDS encoding response regulator, translated as MNAVTKVMVIEDDIAIAELHHRYLEQIGGFDVVGIATSQTEAIMQLDILKPDLVLLDVYLPDGCGLDILNHVRGNNQGCDVILITAARDVDTLQQAMRGGVVDYLLKPVMFPRLEASLKKYRSQQQELESVSDLNQGLVDKMLQAANQADSKPLATLPKGIDGVTLDKIRALFESAETKDLTADEAGERIGASRTTARRYLEYLITTGELNADLNYGSVGRPERCYNKATR; from the coding sequence ATGAATGCCGTCACTAAAGTCATGGTCATTGAAGATGATATTGCGATTGCAGAGTTGCACCATCGCTATTTAGAGCAGATTGGCGGGTTCGATGTGGTTGGGATTGCTACCTCACAAACGGAAGCGATCATGCAGTTAGATATACTAAAGCCTGACCTTGTACTGCTTGATGTTTACTTACCAGACGGCTGTGGTTTGGATATTTTGAATCATGTGAGAGGCAACAACCAAGGCTGTGATGTCATCTTAATCACGGCGGCACGCGATGTTGATACGCTTCAGCAGGCAATGCGTGGTGGCGTTGTTGACTATTTGCTTAAGCCTGTGATGTTTCCACGTCTAGAGGCATCACTTAAAAAATATCGTTCGCAACAACAAGAACTCGAGAGTGTATCGGATCTCAACCAAGGCTTAGTTGATAAGATGTTGCAAGCGGCCAATCAAGCCGACTCTAAGCCATTAGCAACGCTGCCGAAAGGTATTGATGGCGTGACGCTTGATAAAATCCGAGCTCTATTTGAAAGTGCCGAAACGAAAGATCTGACAGCAGATGAGGCAGGGGAGCGTATTGGCGCGAGTCGTACTACTGCTCGTCGATACCTTGAATACTTGATCACGACTGGCGAACTGAACGCTGACCTTAACTATGGTTCAGTGGGTCGACCAGAACGTTGTTACAATAAAGCGACTCGGTAA